The Stigmatopora argus isolate UIUO_Sarg chromosome 23, RoL_Sarg_1.0, whole genome shotgun sequence genome contains a region encoding:
- the atp6v1e1b gene encoding V-type proton ATPase subunit E 1 has translation MALSDADVQKQIKHMMAFIEQEANEKAEEIDAKAEEEFNIEKGRLVQTQRLKIMEYYEKKEKQIEQQKKIQMSNLMNQARLKVLKARDDMISEMLNEARQRLTNVAREPQRYSALIDGLILQGFYQLLEPKVTIRCRKQDLQLVQASIQRTIPVYKAAVKNNLEVRIDQDNFLSPDISGGIELYNGDGKIKVANTLESRLDLLAQQMMPDIRVALFGANPNRKFMD, from the exons ATGGCGCTCAGCGATGCCGACGTTCAGAAACAG ATCAAGCACATGATGGCCTTCATTGAGCAGGAGGCCAACGAGAAGGCGGAGGAGATTGACGCTAAA GCTGAGGAGGAGTTCAACATCGAGAAGGGTCGCCTAGTGCAGACGCAGCGTTTGAAGATCATGGAGTACTACGAGAAGAAGGAGAAGCAGATCGAGCAGCAGAAGAAAAT CCAAATGTCCAACCTGATGAACCAGGCCCGCCTCAAGGTCCTCAAAGCGCGCGACGACATGATCTCC GAAATGCTTAACGAAGCCCGGCAACGACTGACTAACGTGGCGCGAGAGCCGCAAAGGTATTCGGCGCTGATCGACGGCTTGATCCTCCAG GGTTTCTATCAACTGCTGGAGCCCAAAGTGACCATTCGGTGTCGTAAGCAAGACTTGCAGTTGGTCCAG GCGTCCATCCAGAGGACCATTCCCGTGTACAAGGCGGCCGTGAAAAACAACCTGGAGGTCCGCATCGATCAGGACAACTTCCTGTCGCCCGACAT CTCCGGAGGTATCGAACTCTACAATGGCGACGGCAAGATTAAAGTGGCCAACACTCTGGAAAGCAGATTGGACCTCCTGGCTCAGCAG ATGATGCCCGACATCCGAGTGGCCCTTTTCGGCGCCAACCCCAACCGCAAGTTCATGGACTga
- the LOC144069084 gene encoding uncharacterized protein LOC144069084, which yields MGDVDPEDTKSLDGSDEGVAANHWSNSDVVQEEDEELQTSVLDLQVPETADGELVQTPPLPVFRLEPPSATSTPTPSAVDGEGPTYATPSLLPPSSFDPPPVGKEKPEPGLPVLLCGGAALVAVVGVMAYGAVAYCRK from the coding sequence ATGGGCGACGTAGACCCCGAGGACACCAAGAGCCTGGACGGCAGCGATGAGGGGGTGGCGGCAAACCACTGGTCCAACTCCGACGTGGTGCAAGAAGAGGACGAGGAGCTTCAGACCAGCGTTTTGGACCTCCAGGTTCCCGAGACTGCAGACGGCGAGTTAGTGCAAACGCCGCCGCTGCCCGTCTTCCGGCTGGAGCCCCCCTCTGCCACCTCCACGCCGACGCCCTCCGCCGTAGACGGCGAGGGGCCCACGTACGCCACGCCCAGCCTCCTCCCGCCATCCTCCTTCGACCCCCCGCCCGTCGGCAAGGAAAAGCCCGAACCGGGGTTGCCCGTGCTGCTGTGCGGAGGCGCCGCTTTGGTAGCCGTGGTGGGCGTGATGGCGTACGGCGCCGTGGCCTACTGCAGGAAGTGA
- the spic gene encoding transcription factor Spi-C isoform X2, translating into MRAETSSPQSHAHSYKMHCLDNDINQHFQDAIDVIRQHSSQPYYDSEYAHYDTMGAHQCQISYYMVGPHPDAPAPVCDWHDTSVQQMWSQLLPEVSSIQSEPVNFYSSQRLVPPQRNRGRKKLRLYEYLHEALHDPDMGDTIQWSDSQSGTFHFVSKNKERLAKSWGQRKGNRKTMTYQKMARALRNYRHTGEIVKVRRKLTYQFNPEVLHRLGSGRASQGTPADPSSQNYCGPDWESWYGQCPPRDYGHASFEANC; encoded by the exons ATGAGGGCCGAAACCTCCTCGCCCCAGAGCCACGCTCACTCCTACAAAATG CACTGTTTGGACAACGACATCAACCAACACTTCCAGGATGCAATCGATGTCATCCGTCAGCATTCCAGTCAACCTTACTACGACTCAG AGTACGCGCACTACGACACTATGGGCGCTCATCAGTGTCAGATCTCCTACTACATGGTGGGCCCCCACCCGGACGCACCGGCCCCCGTGTGCGACTGGCACGACACCAGCGTG CAGCAGATGTGGTCGCAGTTGTTGCCTGAAGTCTCTTCGATCCAAAGCGAACCGGTTAACTTTTACTCGTCTCAACGACTCGTGCCTCCACAGAGGAACAGAG GTCGCAAGAAGCTGCGCCTGTACGAGTACCTCCACGAGGCTCTCCACGATCCCGACATGGGCGACACCATCCAGTGGAGCGACAGCCAAAGCGGCACTTTCCACTTTGTTTCCAAGAATAAAGAACGTCTGGCGAAATCCTGGGGTCAGCGCAAGGGCAACCGCAAGACTATGACTTACCAGAAAATGGCGCGGGCCCTGCGCAACTACCGCCACACCGGCGAGATCGTCAAAGTGCGACGTAAACTCACCTACCAGTTCAACCCAGAAGTCTTGCACCGGCTGGGCTCGGGTCGGGCGTCGCAGGGGACGCCGGCCGACCCGTCCTCGCAAAACTATTGCGGCCCCGACTGGGAGAGCTGGTACGGGCAGTGCCCGCCGCGGGACTATGGTCACGCTAGCTTCGAAGCAAATTGTTGA
- the spic gene encoding transcription factor Spi-C isoform X1: MRAETSSPQSHAHSYKMHCLDNDINQHFQDAIDVIRQHSSQPYYDSEYAHYDTMGAHQCQISYYMVGPHPDAPAPVCDWHDTSVQQQMWSQLLPEVSSIQSEPVNFYSSQRLVPPQRNRGRKKLRLYEYLHEALHDPDMGDTIQWSDSQSGTFHFVSKNKERLAKSWGQRKGNRKTMTYQKMARALRNYRHTGEIVKVRRKLTYQFNPEVLHRLGSGRASQGTPADPSSQNYCGPDWESWYGQCPPRDYGHASFEANC; encoded by the exons ATGAGGGCCGAAACCTCCTCGCCCCAGAGCCACGCTCACTCCTACAAAATG CACTGTTTGGACAACGACATCAACCAACACTTCCAGGATGCAATCGATGTCATCCGTCAGCATTCCAGTCAACCTTACTACGACTCAG AGTACGCGCACTACGACACTATGGGCGCTCATCAGTGTCAGATCTCCTACTACATGGTGGGCCCCCACCCGGACGCACCGGCCCCCGTGTGCGACTGGCACGACACCAGCGTG CAGCAGCAGATGTGGTCGCAGTTGTTGCCTGAAGTCTCTTCGATCCAAAGCGAACCGGTTAACTTTTACTCGTCTCAACGACTCGTGCCTCCACAGAGGAACAGAG GTCGCAAGAAGCTGCGCCTGTACGAGTACCTCCACGAGGCTCTCCACGATCCCGACATGGGCGACACCATCCAGTGGAGCGACAGCCAAAGCGGCACTTTCCACTTTGTTTCCAAGAATAAAGAACGTCTGGCGAAATCCTGGGGTCAGCGCAAGGGCAACCGCAAGACTATGACTTACCAGAAAATGGCGCGGGCCCTGCGCAACTACCGCCACACCGGCGAGATCGTCAAAGTGCGACGTAAACTCACCTACCAGTTCAACCCAGAAGTCTTGCACCGGCTGGGCTCGGGTCGGGCGTCGCAGGGGACGCCGGCCGACCCGTCCTCGCAAAACTATTGCGGCCCCGACTGGGAGAGCTGGTACGGGCAGTGCCCGCCGCGGGACTATGGTCACGCTAGCTTCGAAGCAAATTGTTGA
- the spi2 gene encoding transcription factor Spi-C — protein sequence MNSCQEAQSDLEVILEFLEEYHRQNAENTGVQDNPTGEDDDTWEQCWEPHGEALIPCGPLAAPREASYASVTTRKLSKQQTTEAGSGRKMRLFHFLFEMLEDPGMAHCVSWVPSSSSSSGVFRFSAHNKDQLAALWGQRKGNKRPMTYQKMSRALRNYARSGEIVKVKKKLTYQFGESTLMLLHKHHRGEL from the exons ATG AATTCTTGCCAGGAGGCTCAGTCTGACTTGGAGGTCATTTTGGAATTCCTAGAGGAGTACCACAGGCAAAACGCAGAAAACACCG GTGTGCAGGACAATCCAACCGGTGAGGACGACGATACTTGGGAGCAATGCTGGGAACCTCATGGGGAAGCA CTCATCCCATGTGGCCCTCTGGCGGCGCCGCGGGAGGCCTCGTATGCCTCCGTCACAACGAGAAAATTAAGCAAACAGCAAACCACGGAGGCGGGCAGCG GTCGAAAGATGCGTCTGTTTCACTTCCTCTTCGAGATGCTGGAAGACCCCGGCATGGCCCACTGCGTGTCCTGGGTGCcgtcgtcgtcttcgtcgtcgGGCGTCTTCCGCTTCTCCGCCCACAACAAGGACCAGCTGGCGGCTCTGTGGGGCCAGAGGAAGGGCAACAAGCGGCCCATGACGTACCAGAAGATGTCCAGGGCCCTGAGGAACTACGCCCGCTCGGGCGAGATCGTCAAGGTCAAGAAAAAGCTGACGTACCAGTTCGGCGAGAGCACCCTGATGCTGCTGCACAAGCATCATCGAGGAGAGCTTTAA